A genomic segment from Diadema setosum chromosome 11, eeDiaSeto1, whole genome shotgun sequence encodes:
- the LOC140234838 gene encoding cysteine-rich hydrophobic domain-containing protein 2-like, with protein MADFDVITYEDDDENGVYPEEVALTMVPDPIFIRGTGHITIFGLSNKFETEFPQELAAKVAPEEYKSSITRINSILHKTMPMNLKWLIFGCLCCCCTLGCSVWPVLWLTKRTRHMIEKSLDWENSRLYYKLGLHWSLCKEQCESSNMKEYVLKIEFVPRLNILKPD; from the exons ATGGCTGACTTTGATGTGATAACATATGAGGACGATGATGAAAATGGCGTATATCCAGAAGAGGTAGCACTTACAATGGTCCCCGATCCAATCTTCATACGTGGGACAGGACACATTACAAT ATTTGGGCTGAGCAATAAATTTGAAACAGAGTTTCCTCAAGAGTTGGCTGCAAAG GTGGCGCCGGAGGAGTACAAATCCTCTATCACCAGAATAAACAGCATCCTGCACAAGACCATGCCCATGAACCTCAAGTGGCTCATCTTTGGCTGTCTCTGCTGTTGCTGTACCTTGGGCTGTTCAGTGTGGCCAGTCCTGTGGCTGACAAAGAGG ACAAGACACATGATTGAGAAATCTCTGGACTGGGAGAACAGCCGACTGTACTACAAGCTTGGTCTTCACTGGTCCCTATGCAAAGAGCAGTGCGAATCTAGCAACATGAAAGAATAC GTACTAAAGATAGAATTTGTACCAAGACTAAATATACTAAAGCCGGACTGA
- the LOC140234759 gene encoding uncharacterized protein: MRGVLFAAVLCALSSLLVAESQAKKSMAQVTKWPELVGKTGEEAKAAIMSARPDLKHVDIIPADHMVTMDFREDRVRIFVDAEGKVVRKPMVG, translated from the exons atgcgaggcgtACTATTTGCTGCAGTCTTGTGTGCCCTGTCATCCCTTCTTGTCGCTGAAAGTCAGGCAAAGAAAAGCATGGCACAAGTCACAAAGTGGCCAGAGCTTGTGGGAAAG ACAGGCGAAGAAGCAAAGGCTGCTATCATGAGTGCCAGGCCAGACCTGAAA CACGTAGATATCATCCCCGCAGACCATATGGTCACAATGGATTTCCGCGAGGACCGTGTGCGCATCTTTGTCGATGCTGAAGGCAAAGTCGTTAGAAAACCTATGGTGGGCTGA
- the LOC140234739 gene encoding GDP-Man:Man(3)GlcNAc(2)-PP-Dol alpha-1,2-mannosyltransferase-like, with the protein MLLLCVIASPILLAVLLYRAVCHKADKVRQTKLSHLRQPAPDGIKPVTVGFFHPYCNAGGGGERVLWCAVRALQQKYPHINCVIYSGDTDATHEEIIQKARQRFSIILPRPVEFVFLRQRWLVEAKTYPFLTLLGQSIGSMVLGMEALLGFVPDVYIDSMGYAFTLPLFRFFGKCHVACYTHYPTISTDMLSMVAQRTASYNNAGFVARNPVLSKFKLAYYKLFAFMYGVMGARSEVVMVNSSWTYGHIKDIWGVPERTSIVYPPCDTKEFTSLKIIPDEEKETKIVASVAQFRPEKDHALQVKSFAKLLTKLALEERDNVRLELIGGCRNEGDESRVEALRKLCKDLGVEKSVDFILNIPFDDLKAHLAGATIGIHTMWNEHFGIGVVECLAAGNIVIAHNSGGPKMDIVVPYEDQPTGFLADTEEGYADAMLKVLRMTTAERMKIREAARKSVSRFSESEFDQAFLAAVEPLFL; encoded by the exons ATGTTACTGCTATGTGTCATTGCATCTCCCATTTTGCTGGCAGTCCTTCTATACCGTGCTGTATGCCACAAGGCGGACAAGGTCCGGCAAACCAAGCTGTCGCACCTGAGGCAGCCGGCTCCAGATGGCATCAAACCAGTGACAGTAGGGTTCTTTCATCCATACTGCAACGCTGGTGGCGGGGGTGAAAGAGTGCTGTGGTGCGCTGTCAGAGCATTGCAGCAAAA GTATCCTCACATCAACTGTGTCATCTACTCTGGCGACACGGATGCAACACATGAAGAGATAATCCAGAAAGCCAGGCAACGTTTTAGCATCATTCTTCCGAGGCCAGTGGAGTTTGTGTTTCTCCGCCAGCGGTGGCTTGTTGAAGCCAAGACGTATCCATTTCTCACCCTCCTTGGTCAGAGCATCGGTTCCATGGTGCTTGGGATGGAAGCTCTTTTAGGTTTTGTGCCTGACGTGTACATTGATTCCATGGGGTATGCATTTACGTTGCCTCTTTTTCGCTTCTTTGGGAAGTGCCATGTGGCTTGCTATACCCATTATCCAACCATCAGCACCGATATGCTGTCAATGGTAGCCCAGCGCACCGCTTCATACAACAATGCTGGATTCGTGGCTCGTAATCCAGTCCTGAGCAAATTCAAGCTGGCCTACTATAAGCTGTTTGCCTTCATGTATGGAGTAATGGGAGCGAGATCTGAAGTCGTCATGGTGAATTCGTCGTGGACGTATGGACACATTAAGGACATTTGGGGCGTTCCCGAAAGGACCAGCATAGTGTACCCACCCTGTGACACCAAGGAGTTCACCAGCCTGAAAATCATTCCAGACGAGGAGAAAGAAACCAAGATAGTGGCATCAGTGGCCCAGTTTCGTCCAGAGAAAGATCACGCTCTGCAGGTGAAGTCCTTTGCCAAGCTCCTCACAAAGCTTGCTTTGGAGGAGAGAGATAATGTCCGGCTGGAGCTCATCGGAGGTTGCCGTAACGAGGGAGATGAGAGCAGGGTTGAGGCCCTCCGAAAATTGTGCAAAGATCTTGGAGTGGAGAAGAGCGTTGACTTCATATTAAACATTCCGTTTGATGATCTGAAGGCTCACCTGGCCGGGGCAACGATAGGAATCCACACCATGTGGAATGAGCATTTTGGCATTG GTGTAGTCGAGTGCCTGGCAGCTGGCAACATTGTCATCGCCCATAACTCTGGGGGACCAAAGATGGACATTGTGGTGCCTTACGAAGACCAGCCTACCGGGTTTCTGGCAGACACTGAAGAAGGCTATGCCGATGCCATGCTGAAGGTCCTACGTATGACTACTGCAGAAAGGATGAAGATTCGTGAGGCAGCAAGGAAATCTGTTAGTAGATTCTCTGAAAGTGAATTTGATCAAGCTTTTCTGGCAGCTGTTGAGCCACTATTTCTCTAG